In a single window of the uncultured Fretibacterium sp. genome:
- a CDS encoding glutamate-5-semialdehyde dehydrogenase, with protein sequence MSIRQELARMGERARAAARVLSTARTEDKNGALRTMATAIREDSAAILGENAKDLKDGHAAGLSAATLDRLALDEARIEGMASGLEEIAALRDPIGEMTGMWTVEQGLRIGRVRVPLGVVGIIYEARPNVTADAVGLCLKSGNAVILRGGREALRSNVAIARSLRSAAADAKMPEGTVQLVSDPGHEASLALMQLQALDVLIPRGGRALKKAVTENARVPYIMTGDGNCHTFVDASADAGMALSIAINAKTQRSAVCNAMETLLIHRDIAKEFVPAVMEALAARGVELRGDEAVRALYPQAKPASEEDWATEYHDMILAVRIVDGIEEAMEHIHRYGTRHSEAIVTESYANAQRFLSGVDAAAVYVNASTRFTDGGVFGFGSEMGISTQKLHARGPMGVEQLTSTKFVIYGSGQIRGTNPDPIRQAGTYH encoded by the coding sequence ATGAGCATACGGCAGGAATTGGCAAGGATGGGGGAGAGGGCGCGGGCCGCGGCGCGGGTCCTCTCCACGGCGAGGACGGAGGACAAGAACGGGGCGCTCCGCACCATGGCGACGGCGATTCGGGAGGATTCCGCGGCGATCCTCGGGGAGAACGCGAAGGACCTCAAGGACGGACACGCGGCTGGGCTCTCCGCGGCCACCCTGGACCGTCTCGCGCTCGATGAGGCGCGCATCGAGGGCATGGCCTCCGGCCTGGAGGAAATAGCCGCGCTCCGGGACCCCATCGGCGAGATGACGGGAATGTGGACCGTGGAGCAGGGCCTCAGGATCGGCCGGGTCCGAGTCCCCCTGGGCGTGGTGGGCATCATCTACGAGGCCCGTCCCAACGTGACCGCCGACGCGGTGGGGCTCTGCCTCAAGTCGGGCAACGCCGTCATCCTGAGGGGCGGCCGGGAGGCTCTGCGCTCCAACGTCGCCATCGCCCGGAGCCTTCGGTCCGCCGCCGCGGACGCGAAAATGCCGGAGGGAACGGTCCAGCTCGTCTCCGACCCCGGACACGAGGCCTCCCTTGCCCTGATGCAGCTCCAGGCCCTGGACGTCCTGATCCCCCGCGGGGGCAGGGCCCTGAAGAAGGCGGTGACGGAGAACGCCCGGGTCCCCTACATCATGACGGGGGACGGCAACTGCCACACGTTCGTCGACGCCTCGGCCGACGCCGGCATGGCCCTGTCCATCGCGATCAACGCCAAGACACAGCGCAGCGCGGTCTGCAACGCCATGGAGACCCTGCTGATCCACCGGGACATCGCGAAGGAGTTCGTCCCCGCGGTCATGGAGGCCCTGGCGGCGCGCGGGGTGGAGCTTCGCGGGGACGAGGCCGTGCGGGCCCTCTATCCTCAGGCGAAGCCCGCCTCGGAGGAGGACTGGGCGACCGAGTACCACGACATGATCCTGGCCGTCCGCATTGTGGATGGAATCGAGGAGGCGATGGAGCACATCCACCGCTACGGGACGAGGCACAGCGAGGCCATCGTGACGGAGAGCTACGCGAACGCCCAGCGCTTCCTGTCGGGTGTCGACGCGGCGGCCGTCTACGTCAACGCCTCGACGCGCTTCACCGACGGGGGCGTGTTCGGCTTCGGATCCGAGATGGGCATCAGCACGCAGAAGCTGCACGCGCGCGGCCCCATGGGCGTCGAACAGCTCACGTCCACCAAGTTCGTCATCTACGGCTCCGGCCAAATTCGGGGGACCAACCCCGACCCAATCCGCCAGGCCGGAACGTATCATTAG
- the proB gene encoding glutamate 5-kinase, producing MKRESLRGCKRIVVKVGTSSITYPTGKINLEKMELLVRELSDLHNSGRELILVSSGAVGAGAGKLGRTPSSLPEKQALAAVGQGLLMQMYEKFFSEYSKSAAQILLTRDCFADPSRYLNFRNTVFALLDYGVIPIVNENDTVAVDELKFGDNDRLSAMVACNAEADLLIILSDIDGLYDADPRRNPDARLIPEVAAVTEAMEANSTTKGSSMSSGGMATKLAAARIAMSNGIPMVIASSDERSAVRRIAGGEPIGTFFVPGREGYAARRQWLAVGSTPRGILWVDPGAERALLHQGKSLLPSGIRSVEGDFHPGDVVSIRNESGLEIARGISNYAAGDALRILGRHSGEIAAVLGVCDYEEVVHRNNLALV from the coding sequence GTGAAACGTGAAAGCCTGCGCGGCTGCAAGCGCATCGTCGTCAAGGTGGGGACCAGCTCCATCACCTACCCCACGGGAAAGATCAACCTGGAGAAGATGGAGCTGCTGGTCCGGGAGCTCTCCGACCTGCACAACTCGGGACGCGAGCTGATCCTCGTCAGTTCGGGGGCCGTGGGGGCCGGGGCCGGAAAGCTGGGGCGGACCCCATCCAGCCTTCCGGAGAAGCAGGCCCTGGCCGCCGTGGGGCAGGGCCTGCTGATGCAGATGTACGAGAAGTTCTTCTCGGAGTACTCCAAGAGCGCGGCCCAGATCCTGCTGACCCGCGACTGCTTCGCGGACCCGAGCCGGTACCTGAACTTCCGCAACACGGTCTTCGCGCTGCTGGACTACGGCGTCATCCCCATCGTCAACGAGAACGACACCGTCGCGGTGGACGAGCTGAAGTTCGGGGACAACGACCGCCTCTCGGCGATGGTCGCCTGCAACGCCGAGGCCGACCTGCTGATCATCCTGTCGGACATCGACGGCCTCTACGACGCCGACCCCCGCAGGAACCCCGACGCGCGCCTGATCCCCGAGGTCGCCGCCGTCACGGAGGCGATGGAGGCCAACTCGACGACGAAGGGCAGCTCGATGTCCAGCGGAGGGATGGCCACCAAGCTGGCCGCGGCGCGAATAGCGATGTCCAACGGGATCCCGATGGTGATCGCCTCCAGCGACGAGCGCAGCGCGGTTCGGCGCATCGCCGGGGGCGAGCCGATCGGGACCTTCTTCGTCCCCGGACGGGAGGGGTACGCCGCGCGCAGGCAGTGGCTGGCCGTCGGCAGCACCCCCAGGGGAATCCTGTGGGTGGACCCGGGGGCCGAGCGCGCCCTGCTCCACCAGGGCAAGAGCCTCCTGCCCTCGGGCATACGGAGCGTCGAGGGGGATTTCCATCCGGGGGACGTGGTGTCGATCCGCAATGAATCGGGCCTGGAGATCGCCAGGGGAATCAGCAACTACGCCGCCGGGGACGCGCTCAGGATCCTGGGCCGGCACTCGGGCGAGATCGCCGCGGTCCTGGGCGTCTGCGATTACGAGGAAGTGGTGCACCGCAACAACCTCGCTCTGGTTTAG